A DNA window from Vigna angularis cultivar LongXiaoDou No.4 chromosome 1, ASM1680809v1, whole genome shotgun sequence contains the following coding sequences:
- the LOC108338410 gene encoding exonuclease V, chloroplastic encodes MKAGRNRHVQLQLQVQTLVDLEAKSPEDDMAMKLVNFINGMNQLLFDGLIRELPILSFAFGEGIWMVGKIDEVQMPKAKKDHNPILIELKTRSQDTVPSEAQKRNGRIQLMCYKYLWDSLVAHAHHDFPRKQLYDLRSGFTALNLGDVVRCYQNTCKILQPSNEKLVLRYESQRDHSMLVEEKIAYDEGWVKSEIGSCLELWLGQREASYVAEDEQWKCGYCDFV; translated from the exons ATGAAAGCTGGTAGAAATCGACATGTTCAACTTCAACTACAGGTTCAGACTTTGGTGGATCTGGAGGCAAAATCACCTGAGGATGACATGGCAATGAAACTTGTTAATTTCATAAATGGGATGAATCAGTTGCTGTTTGATGGGTTAATACGCGAGCTTCCAATCCTCAGTTTTGCTTTTGGAGAAGGCATATGGATGGTGGGGAAGATTGATGAAGTTCAAATGCCTAAAGCAAAGAAAGATCATAATCCGATACTAATTGAGTTAAAGACTCGTTCCCAAGACACGGTTCCTTCAGAAGCACAGAAAAGAAACGGAAGGATTCAGCTAATGTGTTACAAGTATTTGTGGGACAGTTTAGTTGCACATGCTCATCATGATTTCCCACGCAAACAGTTGTATGATCTACGA TCTGGATTCACAGCACTGAATCTTGGTGATGTGGTGAGGTGTTACCAAAATACGTGCAAGATACTGCAACCTTCTAATGAAAAGTTAGTGTTGAGATATGAGTCTCAGAGGGACCATTCAATGCTGGTTGAAGAAAAGATTGCATATGATGAGGGTTGGGTGAAGAGTGAAATAGGGAGTTGTCTTGAGTTGTGGCTTGGACAGAGAGAAGCCAGTTATGTGGCTGAGGATGAGCAATGGAAGTGTGGTTACTGTGATTTTGTTTGA
- the LOC108326109 gene encoding uncharacterized protein LOC108326109 produces the protein MDNYPYLDSEINSDFISEFSYSLKEVGKGDYTDQFSTDKIFPTRADLIEWVRKIAFDLGFVVVTIRSDTTTGEAGRKTFILLGCERSGKYRKYKPDVQPSFSGTRKCECPFRLRGKPKGDGWVLKVMCGYHNHELAKTLVGHPFAGRLNAAEQSILVDMTNSQVKPSNILLTLKEHNEDNVTTIKQIYNARYTYKRSLRGSRTKMQQLMMLLDRDKYI, from the coding sequence aTGGATAACTATCCATATTTGGATTCTGAAATAAATTCTGATTTTATATCGGAGTTTTCTTATTCTTTAAAAGAAGTGGGTAAGGGTGATTATACAGATCAATTTTCCACTGATAAAATATTCCCAACACGCGCCGATTTAATTGAATGGGTTCGAAAGATTGCATTTGATCTTGGATTTGTTGTCGTCACTATAAGATCTGACACAACAACTGGTGAAGCTGGTAGAAAGACATTTATTTTGTTAGGCTGTGAAAGAAGCGGGAAGTATAGGAAGTATAAGCCAGATGTTCAACCTAGTTTCTCTGGCACAAGAAAATGTGAGTGTCCGTTTAGGTTGAGGGGTAAACCTAAAGGAGATGGTTGGGTGTTGAAGGTTATGTGCGGGTATCACAACCATGAATTAGCAAAGACTTTGGTCGGTCATCCTTTCGCGGGTAGGTTAAATGCTGCTGAACAATCAATTCTTGTGGACATGACTAATAGTCAAGTAAAGCCGTCAAATATTCTTTTGACTCTGAAAGAACATAATGAAGATAACGTGACAACGATAAAGCAAATATATAATGCGAGGTACACGTACAAACGATCTTTGAGAGGGTCTAGAACTAAAATGCAGCAGTTGATGATGTTGTTAGATAGAGACAAATACATCTAG
- the LOC108335264 gene encoding uncharacterized protein LOC108335264, which produces MEEFLTKLRKSGPSSSGASGNRQSTQSPVYSQILPPTTTPTIQTSALNYVENRFRKIGMLTLDGRPETKDFPDDKLRGQKAIRLIPLEDSQVCRLGKELFQLINSISQYHLGSIFILAFQLKTPGDGRTERMFPAFDELEIPEDVDYFSLNRSGMLYDGYATTIHESGEIYENAMAYSFLACSILKFFVRSVENYSNSLRHIQSGFRKFYARDFPLGAINIRRETISRIHDLFSDSVLLQNTLYRFLYNANHRGMVCDVQSFIYDTHLTYTGMHVVPIAFKLCEAFQCSSVQFLALIYAKIFEHQIRALETAFLLLDSKEESYRRQMWKYARIFDHTFLLPLQTKRCPKFAFILACILKNESPAANSRILEIKQFEEIPQSERERLENKSRLQMTAFKDYLQIIKN; this is translated from the coding sequence ATGGAAGAATTCCTAACAAAACTGAGAAAAAGTGGTCCGTCTAGCTCTGGGGCATCAGGGAACCGGCAAAGCACCCAATCTCCGGTTTACTCTCAGATCCTGCCACCAACAACAACCCCCACCATCCAAACATCTGCACTAAATTATGTGGAAAACAGATTCAGGAAAATTGGGATGCTGACCTTAGATGGAAGGCCTGAAACCAAGGACTTTCCAGATGACAAACTCCGAGGACAAAAGGCCATTCGACTGATTCCGTTAGAAGACAGCCAAGTGTGCCGACTTGGTAAGGAGCTTTTTCAGCTTATTAATTCTATCTCACAATATCATCTAggttctatttttattttggccTTTCAACTCAAAACCCCTGGAGATGGAAGAACCGAGAGAATGTTCCCAGCCTTCGATGAACTAGAGATTCCTGAAGATGTCGATTACTTCTCACTAAATCGATCTGGAATGCTTTATGATGGTTATGCAACAACTATCCATGAATCGGGAGAAATATATGAAAATGCTATGGCATATTCATTCTTGGCCTGTTCTATCCTGAAATTTTTTGTCCGATCAGTTGAGAACTATTCCAATTCTCTCCGACACATTCAAAGCGGTTTTCGTAAGTTTTATGCTAGAGATTTCCCTCTTGGAGCTATCAACATACGACGGGAAACCATATCTAGGATTCATGATCTATTCTCAGACTCTGTGCTTCTGCAAAACACTCTTTATAGGTTTTTGTACAATGCAAATCATAGAGGAATGGTCTGTGATGTACAGAGTTTTATATATGATACACATTTAACCTACACCGGTATGCATGTGGTTCCCATTGCCTTCAAACTCTGTGAAGCTTTTCAATGTTCATCTGTACAATTCCTAGCACTAATATACGCCAAAATTTTTGAGCATCAGATACGGGCCCTTGAAACTGCCTTCTTACTTCTTGATAGTAAAGAGGAAAGCTATCGCAGACAAATGTGGAAGTATGCAAGGATATTTGATCATACCTTTCTCTTACCATTACAAACCAAGAGATGCCCAAAATTCGCATTCATTCTCGCATGTATCTTGAAAAATGAGAGCCCAGCTGCCAACTCTCGAATCTTGGAAATAAAGCAATTTGAGGAAATCCCTCAAAGCGAGAGGGAGAGGTTGGAAAATAAATCAAGATTGCAAATGACTGCGTTTAAGGATTATTTAcagataattaaaaattaa